DNA sequence from the Paraburkholderia azotifigens genome:
GCGACCAACGCCAACGGCAGACCCTGCAGACGGCGGCTCGCGCGGCATGAAGGCCGAACACGCCGCGTGAACAAGCCGTCCGCTAGCAACGGAGACAGACGATGAAGCGGTTTCGTGTAACCAGTGCGACCAGTATCGTTCTACTGATGCTATGCATCATGTACTTCATCACTTACCTTGACCGCGTGAACGTCAGCACGGCGGCAGCGGGCTTCGGCAAGGAGTTTCATCTTTCGCATACGGAAATCGGCCTCGTGTTCTCGGCCTTTGCGTATCCGTATCTGGTGTTTCAGATTATCGGCGGCTGGGTGAGCGACCGCTTCGGCGCGAAGCGGACGCTGATAGCGTGCGGCGCGATCTGGGCCTTCGCCACGCTGTTGACGGGCTTCGCGGGCGGCCTCGCTTCGCTGCTCTTCGCACGCGTGCTGCTCGGCTTCGGCGAAGGCGCGACGTTTCCCGCCGCGACGGCAGCGATGTCGCGCTGGGTCGCGAAAGAAAAGCGCGGCTTCGCGCAGGGCATCACGCACGCGGCGGCGCGCATCGGCAATGCTGTTGCACCTGGCGTGATCGTGCTCGTCATGACGACATGGGGCTGGCGTGAATCGTTCTATATCTGCGGTGCGTTCAGTCTGCTGTGGGTCGTCGTGTGGGCGATGACGTTCACCGAACATCCGAAAGAGCATCGCCGCATCACGCAGGCCGAACTCGACATGTTGCCCGCGCCTAAAGCAAAAGCTGCAAAATTGCCGTGGAAAGCGCTGTTCAAACGCATGGCGCCCGTGACCATCGTGTACTTCTGCTATGGCTGGACGTTGTGGCTGTTCCTCAGCTGGATTCCGCAATACTTCCTGCATAGCTATCACCTCGATCTGAAGAAGTCGGCGGTATTCGCTTCGGCGGTGTTTTTCGCGGGCGTGATCGGCGATACGCTGGGCGGCATCGTTACGGACAAGGTCTTCGAACGCACAGGCAACCTCAAGCGCGCGCGCAGCTGGATGGTGTCGATCTGCATGCTGCTGACGCTCGCGTCGCTGGTGCCGCTGATGCTCACGCACAACCTGTATGTATCGATGGTGTGTCTGTCGGCCGGCTTCTTCTTCGCCGAGATGACGATCGGCCCGATGTGGGCCATTCCGATGGACATCGCGCCGGAATACTCAGGCACCGCGAGCGGCATGATGAACACGGGCTCGGCGCTCGCGGCGATCATTTCCCCTGTGCTGTCGGGCTATCTGATCGACACGTTCGGCAGTTGGGAATTGCCTTTCGCGGGCAGCATGCTGCTGATGGCGATCGGCGTCGTGCTCGCATTCCGCATGCAACCCGAAAGCCGTTTCGCGGTCGGCGCAGAGCCGGCTGCACAACCCGCCACGCGCTTCAATGCGTGAACTTCGCCAACGTTTGACCGACTATGCTGATCCGACAACTTGCCGACGCGCGCGCCGATCACACGACGCTCGCGTCGCTTTCTCCCGAACTCATTCCCGCCGATATGAGCGCCGCGTATGCGATCCAGCACGCGTTGCTGGCGACGCGCGGCGCGCGCATCGGCGGCTGGAAAACAGGCGCGAAATCCGCCGATGGTGCGATTCAGGGCGCGCCCCTGCCTTTGACCGATTTGCATGCGGATGGCGCGCATCTGCCGCGCGCGCATTACAAGCCGCTCGGCCTCGAACTGGAAATCGCGTTTCGCTTCGGGCGCAGCTTCGAGCCTGCCGCGAACGCCTGGCATGAAGTCGAGGTGCTCGATGCAATCGAGTCGATGGCCGCGACCATCGAAATCGTTGCGAGCCGCTTTGCGCAGTGGCCCAACGTCGACAAGCTCGCGCAACTCGCGGATTTGCAGAATCACGGTGCGTTGATCGTCGGCGAGTTCACGCCGTATCGGCGCGATTTTCCGTTCGTCGCGCCGTCACTGAGCTTTGCTTTCGACGGGCAGGACGTGGTGAAGGCAACGCCTGCGAACCCGTGCGGCGATCCGCGGCGTCTGCTGACGTGGCTTGTCAATCACTGCACGCAACATCATCGGATTGCCGTGACGCCCGATATGATCCTCACGACAGGTTCGTATACGGGCATGTTCTTCCCGCAGGATGCGGGCACCGCGCACGGACAGATCGACGGGCTGGCACCCGTCAGCGTTACGCTCGAATAGTCCTGTTTTCAAGCCGTTTTGTGGATTGAAGCACATGTCGAACTCCACCTTGCTCGTCAAACCGATTCATCTCGTGCCCTCGGCGGCACGCATGAGTACGCCGCTCGCGAACCGGCTGCGCAAGGAATTGCGCGGCGATGTGCTGTTCGACGCGGCGAGCCGCGGGCGCTATTCGACGGATGCGTCGATCTATCAGATCATGCCGATCGGCGTGGCCGTACCGCGCGATCAGGACGATCTGCTGATCGCGCTCGACATTGCGCGCAGCGAGAACGTGCCGCTGCTCGCGCGCGGTGCGGGCTCGAGCCAGTGCGGGCAGACAGTCGGTGAAGCGCTCGTGATCGATACGAGCAAGTGGCTCAATCAGGTCATCGATTTCGACAAGGACAAGCGCACGGTGACGGTCGAGCCCGGCATCGTGCTCGATCATCTGAACGCGTGGCTGAAGCCGCATGGCTTGTGGTTCCCCGTGGATGTATCGACGGCAGCGCAATGCACGATCGGCGGGATGGCGGGCAATAACTCGTGCGGTTCGCGTTCGATCGAATACGGCAACATGGTTCACAACGTCGAGGCGATCGACGCGATTCTCGCGGACGGCACGCAGGCGCATTTTGCTTCCCTGCGCGACGCGCCGCAGGGCGTGCGCCTGCAGCAGATAGTCGAAGGCGTGAAGGCGATTGCGCTGCGCGAGCGCGATGAGATCGTCGCGCAGGTGCCGAAGGTATTGCGCCGCGTGGCGGGCTACAACATCGATCTGTTCGATTGTCAGAACCCGCGTGCCTACACCGACGATGGCTTCGCGAACCTTTCGCATCTGCTGGTCGGCTCCGAAGGCACGCTCGCGTTCAGCCGCCAGCTGACGCTGAAGCTCGCGCCGTTGCCCGCGCACAAGACACTCGGCGTGGTGAACTTTCCGACCTTCTGGCAGGCGATGGATCTGACGCAGCACATCGTCAAGCTCAAGCCCGTTGCTGTCGAACTGGTCGATCGCACGATGATCGATCTCGCGATGAGCAATCCGGCATTCCGGCCGGTGATCGAGAAGGCGCTGGCCGGCAGGCCCGAAGCGATTCTGCTCGTCGAATTTGCGGGCGAGAACAGCGGCGAGCAGCGTGCATCGCTCAAGCAACTGACGGAACTGATGGCCGATCTCGGCCTGCCCGATTCCGTCGTGCAGATGCCCGATGCCGCCGAACAGAAGGCGCTGTGGGAAGTGCGCAAGGCCGGCCTGAACATCATGATGAGCATGAAGGGCGACGGCAAGCCGGTGTCGTTCATCGAAGACTGCGCGGTGCCGCTCGAACATCTTGCGGAATACACAAGCCGCCTGACGGAAGTGTTTCATCGCAATGGCACGGAAGGCACGTGGTACGCGCACGCGAGCGTCGGCACGCTGCACGTGCGGCCCATTCTCGACATGCGCCGCGACGGCGCGACGAAGATGCGTGCGATTGCCGAAGAAGCGGCGGCGCTGGTGCGCGAGTACAAGGGCGCCTATTCGGGCGAGCACGGCGACGGCCTGTGTCGCGGCGAATGGGTCGCGTGGCAATATGGTCCGCGCATCAACGGCGCGTTCAGCGAGATCAAGGCGCTATTCGATCCGGACAACCGGATGAACCCGGACAAGATCGTGCGTCCGCCGAAGATGGACGACGCGCGCAACTTCCGTTTCGCGCCCGGTTACGAGGCGCGTGCGCTGAAGCCGGCGCTCGACTGGTCGATGTGGAATGTCGAACGCGATCCGATGACGGGCGTCGAGACCGCGCCGGGGACGGGCAGCGATCTGGCGGGCGGTCTCGCGAAGGCCGTCGAGATGTGCAATAACAACGGCCATTGCCGCAAGTTCGATGCAGGCACGATGTGCCCGAGTTATCGCGTGACGAAGGACGAGCAGCACGTGACGCGCGGACGTGCGAATACATTGCGGCTTGCTTTGTCGGGTCAGCTTGGCGATGAAGGACTCGCGAGCCAGGACGTGAAGGATACGCTCGACTTGTGTGTTTCGTGCAAGGGCTGCAAGCGCGATTGCCCGACGGGCATCGACATGGCGAAGTTCAAGATCGAGGCGCGTGCCGCATGGGTGCAAAAGCATGGCCTGCGCTTGCGAGAAAAGATGATTGCGTTCATGCCGCGCTATGCGTCTATTGCGACGAGCATGCCGGGTGTGTTCGCGTTCGCGGGCAATCTGCCGTGGATCAAGCGTGCGCTGGGCTTTGCGCCGCAGCGTTCGCTGCCGCGGTTCGTCAAGCCGTTTCTGGGCAGTGATTCTGTCAAGGCTGCTTCTTCGGGGGCAGCAGACACGCAAAAGGAAGTGCTGCTATTTGTCGATACGTTCAATAACTGCATCGAGCCGGAGAATGCGCGTGCCGCGCAACGGGTGCTCGAAGCGGCGGGTTACACCGTGCACTTCAACACGCGCGCAGGTGAACGTCCGCTTTGCTGTGGAAGAACATTCCTTGCAGCAGGCCTGGTGGATGAAGCGAGGCGCGAGGCGCGCCGGATGCTCGATGCGTTTCGTCCGTTTATCGAACGTGGTGTGCCTGTTGTCGGGCTGGAGCCTTCGTGTCTGTTGTCGTTGCGCGATGAGTTTTTGCAGTATGGCTTTGGGGAAGAGGCCGAGCGTTTGTCGAAGCTTGCAATGTTGTTCGAGGAGTTTCTCGTGCGCGAGCATAGGGATGGTCGGCTTAAGCTCGAGTTGAAGCCGCTTGATGGTGCTGACCAGGCGCTGGTGCATGGGCATTGTCATCAGAAAGCATTCGATGCGTTCTCGCCTGTCCAGACTGTTTTGAAGTGGATTCCTGGGTTGAAGGTGTCGACGGTTGAGTCTTCATGCTGCGGCATGGCGGGGAGCTTCGGGTACGAGGCTGAGCATTACGAGGCTTCAATGGCGATGGCCGAGTTGTCTTTGTTGCCTGCAGTGCGGAAGATCGAGGCGGGTACTGTGATGGTGGCCGACGGAACGAGTTGTCGTCATCAGATTCACGACGGGGCTGGGGTTCAGGCTGTGCATGTAGCTAAGGTGTTGGCTGGCGCTTTGAAATAAGGGTTTTGTTGTCTGCGACGCTAGTCGCCATTCTTTGCTTTTTTGTTTTTTTGCTTTTTGCTGCGCTGGCATCCGCGGTTTGGCTTTCGCTGGCATCCGCGGTTTCGTATCGGTGCTTCAGGCGTTGCCCCTGTGCGGGGCGGCACTTACTTTCTTTGCCGCCGCAAAGAAAGTAAGGGAATCTCTGCAAAAGTCCTGGCATTGACGTGAGCTTGGACTATCCTGGGATCAGGAGAATTCATGGAGTGGCGTGATGACACAACTTGGTCTTGGTCTGGATCTGTCGACGAAGCGCACCCGTAAGCGCGAGTTTCTCGATGAGATGACGCGCGTGGTGCCGTGGCAGAAGCTGATTGCGCTCATCGAACCGCACTATCCGAAAGGCAAGACTGGCCGCCCGCCGTTTCCGATCCAGACGATGCTTCGCATTCACTTCCTGCAACAATGGTTCAGTCTCTCGGACCCGGCGATGGAGGAGGCGCTGCACGACATCCCGCTGTACCGGGAGTTCGCGCTGCTGGGCACGGGTATGACGCGGCTGCCTGACGAGAGCACGATCCTGCGATTCCGGCACCTGCTTGAGGCCCATGAGCTGTCGGCCAGAATGCTGGCGACGGTCAACGAGATCCTGCAGGCGAAGGGCCTGATGCTCAAGGTGGGCTCGGCGGTCGACGCAACGCTGATTTCGGCACCCAGTTCGACGAAGAAGGCTGGCACGCGAGACCCCGAGATGAGCCAGACGCAAAAGGGCGGTAGCTGGTACTTCGGTATGAAGGCGCACATCGGAGTCGATGTGGAGTCGGGGCTGGTGCATACCGTGAAGTGCACGCCGGCGAATGTTCACGACGTCACGGTGGCGCATGAACTGTTGCACGGCGACGAGCAGGTTGCGTTTGCCGATGCGGGCTACGTGGGCATCGAGAAGCGGGGCGAAACGGGGGCGGTCCAGTGGCACGTGGCGATGAGGCCGAGCAAGCGAAGAAAGCTGGACAAAAGCAAGCGGCTGGACAGAATCTACGAGAAAGTCGAGCGGCTCAAGGCGGGCGTGCGGGCGAAGGTTGAGCACCCGTTTCGGGTGCTCAAATGTCAGTTCGGCTATCTGAAGGCGCGGTATCGGGGACTGGCGAAAAACACGGCGCAGATCGAAACGCAGTTCGCGCTGATCAATCTCTGGCTGGCTCGCGGGGTGCTCGGTAAAGCGAAATGAAGGGCGAAGACGCCCCCCAAAGGCGCAGCGTCCATGCGCAAGATGCGACCGGCATCGGTTCAACACAGCGTGAATGAGGACGCGAATTCCACTGCGCGCGTGCCAGTTAAAGATCCCAGGCAGAAAACGGGTTGTTCAGACCTTCCTAAGCAAAGAAAGCGGGCTAACACCGCCAGTACTAGTGGCTGCCTGCGGGCCCCCCACGGGTCCCGCACTCCACACGGCATCGCACTGTCTTACGTCCGTTGCCAGCGTGCTAACTCACGCCTCACCCGCTTCGCATGCCCGCGTCACGGACCGCGTTACCAGGAAGTCCACGGCCGCCCAGGTGGCAAACGGTGTGTAGGCTGTCGCGACGGAAATGCACCACTCCGGACTGAAAAGCGGGATCGGTGTCGTAGAAGCGCGAACGCGTAAGGTGCGAGGACCTACACACCGTTTGCCACCTGGGCCGCGCAGACGGATCGCTGCCGCTGGCTGTGCTATGAGAGATTGGAGAGGGTGAGGCGCTTGTTAGAGGCGCTGGCAACCATCGACAAATAGCGTGATGCCGCCTGAAGTGCGGGACCCGTGGGGGGCCCGCAGGCAAATACAAGGATTGGCGGGGTGAGCGGCTTTCTTTTGCCTACTTTTCTTTGCCGCTGCAAAGAAAAGTAGGTGCCGCCCCGCACAGGGGCAACGCTAGCAAACCGCTACGCAAACGCGGATGCCAGCGCAGCAAAAACCAAAAATCAAAAAGCAAAAAATGGCGACTAGCGTCGCAGACAGAAAAATCACTCCGCAGAGTAAGTCTTCTGCGCCTGCTCCCCAAGCCCCTCAATCCCGAGCTTCACGGTCTGCCCAGCCTTCAGATAAACCGGCTCAGGTTTAACACCCATCCCCACTCCCGGCGGCGTGCCGGTAGAAATCACATCGCCTGGCTGCAAACTCATACACTGCGACAGATACGAAACCAGCTTGGCAACGCCGAACACCATCGTCTTCGTGCTGCCATTCTGATACCGATGACCATCCACCTCGAGCCACATCTTCAGGTTCTGGACATCGGCCACTTCATCACGCGTGACGACCCACGGACCGATCGGGCCGAACGTATCGAAGCCCTTGCCCTTGTCCCACTGACCCGCGCGCTCGATCTGCCATTCGCGCTCGGACACATCGTTGATCACGCAATAGCCCGCGACGTAATCGAGCGCATCAGCTTCGTCGACGTACTTCGCTTCCTTGCCGATCACCACGCCCAGCTCGACTTCCCAATCGGTCTTCTTCGAGCCGCGCGGAATTTCAATGCCGTCGTTCGGACCGACGATCGCACTCGTCCACTTGTTGAAGACGACAGGCTCGGTCGGCACAGGCAGATTCGATTCGGCCGCGTGGTCCGCGTAGTTCAAACCGATGCACACGAACTTGCCGATCTTGCCCACGCACGGCCCAATACGCGGATTGCCTTCGACCACGGGCAGCGACGCCTGATCGACGGCACGAAGCTTCGCGAGCGCCGCGTCCGACAACGTGCTGCCGTCGATGTCGGCGACCACGTTCGACAGATCGCGAATCTTGCCTTGCGCATCCAGCAAGCCCGGCTTTTCCTGGCCCTTCGGTCCATAACGAAGCAGTTTCATCGCTGCAGTTTCCTCTGTTCAGTGATTCCGTGGTTCATGAATGTCGATGCCGCGCGTTCAGTTCGACCAGCCGCCGTCGATCACATGCGCCTGGCCCGTCGTGAACGCCGACTCGTCGGACGCCAGATACAACGCTAGCGCCGCGATTTCCTCCGGCTTGCCGACACGGCCCATCGGCTGACGCGCGACGAACGCGGCATGCACCGCGTCGACCGTCGAGCCTTGCGCTTTCGCCTGTTCCGCAATGCGCTGTTCGAGCGAAGGCGAGTGTACCGTGCCCGGACAGATCGCGTTGCAGCGCACGCCGCGCGTCACGAAGTCAGCGGCGACGGCCTTGGTCAGACCGATCACAGCCGCTTTCGATGCGCCATACACGAAGCGGTTCGGCACGCCCTTCACGCTCGACGCCGCCGACGACATATTGATGATCGACCCGCCGCCCTTCTCCAGCATCGCGGGCAAGAACACGCGGATCATCCGGTACATCGCCTTCGCGTTCAGATCGAACGCAAAGTCCCAGTCTTCCTCGCTCGCTTCGAGAATCGAACCCGCATGCACGTAGCCCGCGCAATTGAACAGCACATCGATGGGGCCAAGTTCCTGCGCGAGCCCCTTGATCGCCGCGCCGTCGAGCACATCGAGCTTGCGCGCCTCGACGGGCTTGTCCTTCAGTGCGTCGATGCGGATGTCGGTCGCGATGACGCGCGCGCCTTCACGCGCGAAAAGCTCGGCTGTCGCGAGGCCGATGCCCTGTCCCGCTGCCGTGATCAGGGCCGTCTTCCCGGCCAGTCTTTGTACCATTTAAGGCTCCCGTTGGATTGGCGTTTTGGTCATACCGGGTATTGCAACGGCTGCTCACCGGCGCGAACGTGGAAATCTCGATGTAGTCACAAACCGGTCACAGGCGATAGAACGCCGCCGCATTGCCGCCGAATACCGCATCGCGCTCGGCATCGGAGAGCGACGACAGCAGCAACGTCGCGATCGAATGCCACAGCAGATAGTCGCCGTTCAGATTCAGCACGGGCCAGTCGCTGCCCCACATCACGCGCTTCGGTCCGAATGCGGCGAGCAGATGATCGACATAAGGACGCAGCGTCGTTTCCGTCCAGCCCTGCGCCGCTTCCGTCGCGAGCCCGGAGATCTTGCAGTGCACATACGGATGCTTCGCGAGCCGCGTGATGCCCTCGGCCCACGCATGCCAGCCTGCGCTGCCGTCGCGGACAGGCGGCTTCGCGCCGTGGTCGATCACGATGCGCAACGGTGGAAAGCGCTCGATAAACGTTTCGAGCGCATCGACGTGGCGCGTGAAAATCAGCGCATCGAACGCGAGATCGTTGGCGATCAATGCATCGACGGCCGGCTTGAGTGCGGGATTTGCGATCCACTCGTCATCGGGCAGGTCTTGCAGCATCGGCCGAACGCCCTTGAATTTCGGCATGTGCGCGAGTTCTGCGATCAATGCGGGCGCATCGGGATCGAGCATCGGCACCCAGCCGACGACGCCCGCAATCGACGCTTCATTGCGTGCGAGTTCGAGCAGATAGCGTGTTTCGTCGATGGTCGGCGCGGCCTGCACGACAACCGTGCGCGCGACGCCCGCGCGTTCGCGCAGCGGCGTGAGATCGTCGGGACCGAACGTGCGGTAGAGCGGTGCGAGATCCGGCGTCAGCCAGCCGTAGTCGCCACGCTCGGGGTTCCAGTAGTGCTGGTGTGCATCGATTTGCATGATGTGATCGAACCGCTAGTCCTTCGGCACGGGCGCGCGCGTATCGAGCAGCCCTTTATCGCGCAGTGCGTGCCAGAGTTCGGCGGTAATCGGCTTGTCGAACGAAGCCACATTCTCGCGCAGTTCGGCCGCGTTGCGCGCGCCCGTCAGCACCGTGGCGACAGCGGGATGCGCATACGGAAACTGCAGCGCCGCGGCGGCAAGCGGCACGCCATGCACCTTGCACACGGCTTCGAGACGCGCGACGCGTTCGATCACGTCCTTCGGCGCCTCGCCGTAGTTGAACTTCAGATCGCCTTCGACGCCGCGCGCGAGAATCCCCGAATTGAACGCCCCGCCCAGCAGAAT
Encoded proteins:
- a CDS encoding MFS transporter; this translates as MKRFRVTSATSIVLLMLCIMYFITYLDRVNVSTAAAGFGKEFHLSHTEIGLVFSAFAYPYLVFQIIGGWVSDRFGAKRTLIACGAIWAFATLLTGFAGGLASLLFARVLLGFGEGATFPAATAAMSRWVAKEKRGFAQGITHAAARIGNAVAPGVIVLVMTTWGWRESFYICGAFSLLWVVVWAMTFTEHPKEHRRITQAELDMLPAPKAKAAKLPWKALFKRMAPVTIVYFCYGWTLWLFLSWIPQYFLHSYHLDLKKSAVFASAVFFAGVIGDTLGGIVTDKVFERTGNLKRARSWMVSICMLLTLASLVPLMLTHNLYVSMVCLSAGFFFAEMTIGPMWAIPMDIAPEYSGTASGMMNTGSALAAIISPVLSGYLIDTFGSWELPFAGSMLLMAIGVVLAFRMQPESRFAVGAEPAAQPATRFNA
- a CDS encoding 2-keto-4-pentenoate hydratase produces the protein MLIRQLADARADHTTLASLSPELIPADMSAAYAIQHALLATRGARIGGWKTGAKSADGAIQGAPLPLTDLHADGAHLPRAHYKPLGLELEIAFRFGRSFEPAANAWHEVEVLDAIESMAATIEIVASRFAQWPNVDKLAQLADLQNHGALIVGEFTPYRRDFPFVAPSLSFAFDGQDVVKATPANPCGDPRRLLTWLVNHCTQHHRIAVTPDMILTTGSYTGMFFPQDAGTAHGQIDGLAPVSVTLE
- a CDS encoding FAD-binding and (Fe-S)-binding domain-containing protein; this encodes MSNSTLLVKPIHLVPSAARMSTPLANRLRKELRGDVLFDAASRGRYSTDASIYQIMPIGVAVPRDQDDLLIALDIARSENVPLLARGAGSSQCGQTVGEALVIDTSKWLNQVIDFDKDKRTVTVEPGIVLDHLNAWLKPHGLWFPVDVSTAAQCTIGGMAGNNSCGSRSIEYGNMVHNVEAIDAILADGTQAHFASLRDAPQGVRLQQIVEGVKAIALRERDEIVAQVPKVLRRVAGYNIDLFDCQNPRAYTDDGFANLSHLLVGSEGTLAFSRQLTLKLAPLPAHKTLGVVNFPTFWQAMDLTQHIVKLKPVAVELVDRTMIDLAMSNPAFRPVIEKALAGRPEAILLVEFAGENSGEQRASLKQLTELMADLGLPDSVVQMPDAAEQKALWEVRKAGLNIMMSMKGDGKPVSFIEDCAVPLEHLAEYTSRLTEVFHRNGTEGTWYAHASVGTLHVRPILDMRRDGATKMRAIAEEAAALVREYKGAYSGEHGDGLCRGEWVAWQYGPRINGAFSEIKALFDPDNRMNPDKIVRPPKMDDARNFRFAPGYEARALKPALDWSMWNVERDPMTGVETAPGTGSDLAGGLAKAVEMCNNNGHCRKFDAGTMCPSYRVTKDEQHVTRGRANTLRLALSGQLGDEGLASQDVKDTLDLCVSCKGCKRDCPTGIDMAKFKIEARAAWVQKHGLRLREKMIAFMPRYASIATSMPGVFAFAGNLPWIKRALGFAPQRSLPRFVKPFLGSDSVKAASSGAADTQKEVLLFVDTFNNCIEPENARAAQRVLEAAGYTVHFNTRAGERPLCCGRTFLAAGLVDEARREARRMLDAFRPFIERGVPVVGLEPSCLLSLRDEFLQYGFGEEAERLSKLAMLFEEFLVREHRDGRLKLELKPLDGADQALVHGHCHQKAFDAFSPVQTVLKWIPGLKVSTVESSCCGMAGSFGYEAEHYEASMAMAELSLLPAVRKIEAGTVMVADGTSCRHQIHDGAGVQAVHVAKVLAGALK
- a CDS encoding IS5 family transposase, giving the protein MTQLGLGLDLSTKRTRKREFLDEMTRVVPWQKLIALIEPHYPKGKTGRPPFPIQTMLRIHFLQQWFSLSDPAMEEALHDIPLYREFALLGTGMTRLPDESTILRFRHLLEAHELSARMLATVNEILQAKGLMLKVGSAVDATLISAPSSTKKAGTRDPEMSQTQKGGSWYFGMKAHIGVDVESGLVHTVKCTPANVHDVTVAHELLHGDEQVAFADAGYVGIEKRGETGAVQWHVAMRPSKRRKLDKSKRLDRIYEKVERLKAGVRAKVEHPFRVLKCQFGYLKARYRGLAKNTAQIETQFALINLWLARGVLGKAK
- a CDS encoding ureidoglycolate lyase — protein: MKLLRYGPKGQEKPGLLDAQGKIRDLSNVVADIDGSTLSDAALAKLRAVDQASLPVVEGNPRIGPCVGKIGKFVCIGLNYADHAAESNLPVPTEPVVFNKWTSAIVGPNDGIEIPRGSKKTDWEVELGVVIGKEAKYVDEADALDYVAGYCVINDVSEREWQIERAGQWDKGKGFDTFGPIGPWVVTRDEVADVQNLKMWLEVDGHRYQNGSTKTMVFGVAKLVSYLSQCMSLQPGDVISTGTPPGVGMGVKPEPVYLKAGQTVKLGIEGLGEQAQKTYSAE
- a CDS encoding SDR family oxidoreductase, which gives rise to MVQRLAGKTALITAAGQGIGLATAELFAREGARVIATDIRIDALKDKPVEARKLDVLDGAAIKGLAQELGPIDVLFNCAGYVHAGSILEASEEDWDFAFDLNAKAMYRMIRVFLPAMLEKGGGSIINMSSAASSVKGVPNRFVYGASKAAVIGLTKAVAADFVTRGVRCNAICPGTVHSPSLEQRIAEQAKAQGSTVDAVHAAFVARQPMGRVGKPEEIAALALYLASDESAFTTGQAHVIDGGWSN
- a CDS encoding amidohydrolase family protein, encoding MQIDAHQHYWNPERGDYGWLTPDLAPLYRTFGPDDLTPLRERAGVARTVVVQAAPTIDETRYLLELARNEASIAGVVGWVPMLDPDAPALIAELAHMPKFKGVRPMLQDLPDDEWIANPALKPAVDALIANDLAFDALIFTRHVDALETFIERFPPLRIVIDHGAKPPVRDGSAGWHAWAEGITRLAKHPYVHCKISGLATEAAQGWTETTLRPYVDHLLAAFGPKRVMWGSDWPVLNLNGDYLLWHSIATLLLSSLSDAERDAVFGGNAAAFYRL